The Nocardioides panzhihuensis genome has a segment encoding these proteins:
- a CDS encoding iron-containing redox enzyme family protein has product MLPKSRGTLSAAVFTALQSGATEGLESAPESEEDAQIALWALYELHYRGFDEVDADLEWDPDLLRVRRGLERSFEAELWRRWEQSPLREDSDLGLTGLVDKHDGPSLARFVQRRADREQVLELLQHRSLYHLKETDPTSWVVPRLETRPKAALMEILFDEYGGGDPNRLHHHLFRRGLEAAGLRSDHACYVDEAPVEILAMNNAQSLFGLHRRLRAAALGHFAAFETTSSVPSRQLAQGLRRLDFPEEMAAYYDEHVEADAVHEQVAVRDVCGAFLDEEPSERDHLLFGVFTCLDLEARYAQAMLTRWGAS; this is encoded by the coding sequence ATGCTGCCGAAGTCGCGCGGCACGTTGAGTGCTGCAGTTTTCACCGCGCTGCAGAGCGGTGCGACCGAGGGCCTGGAGTCGGCTCCGGAGTCCGAAGAGGACGCGCAGATCGCGCTGTGGGCTCTCTACGAGCTCCACTATCGCGGTTTCGACGAAGTGGATGCCGACCTGGAGTGGGACCCGGACCTGCTGCGAGTGCGCCGTGGCCTGGAGAGGTCGTTCGAGGCCGAGCTGTGGCGGCGCTGGGAGCAGAGCCCCTTGCGTGAGGACAGCGACCTGGGCTTGACCGGCCTGGTCGACAAGCACGACGGGCCCTCGTTGGCACGGTTCGTGCAGCGCCGGGCCGACCGTGAACAGGTGCTCGAGCTCCTGCAGCACCGCTCCCTCTATCACCTCAAGGAGACCGACCCCACCAGCTGGGTCGTTCCTCGCCTCGAGACCCGGCCCAAGGCCGCGCTGATGGAGATCCTGTTCGACGAGTACGGCGGCGGCGACCCGAACCGGCTGCACCACCATCTGTTCCGTCGTGGCCTGGAGGCTGCCGGTCTCCGTTCCGATCACGCCTGCTACGTCGACGAGGCGCCGGTCGAGATCCTCGCGATGAACAACGCGCAGTCGCTGTTCGGACTGCATCGTCGGCTGCGGGCAGCGGCCCTCGGCCACTTCGCCGCATTCGAGACGACGAGCTCGGTGCCGTCACGGCAGCTCGCCCAAGGGTTGCGACGCTTGGACTTCCCAGAGGAGATGGCTGCCTACTACGACGAGCACGTCGAGGCGGACGCCGTTCACGAGCAGGTCGCTGTGCGCGACGTCTGCGGGGCCTTCTTGGACGAGGAGCCGAGCGAACGGGACCATCTGCTCTTCGGCGTCTTCACGTGTCTGGATCTCGAGGCACGCTACGCCCAGGCGATGCTCACCCGGTGGGGTGCGTCATGA
- the rhaS gene encoding rhamnose ABC transporter substrate-binding protein, translated as MTSKFRRAGSAVAIVAALGLALSACGGGSGSGDEGEGGGDTSSITFIPKNLGNPYFDASDKGGKNAAKEIGTKWAQVGPTESTPDSQVSFINTATQQRAGALVVSANDPTAIGDALEEARNAGTKVVTMDSDTEPQFRDVFVSQADAAGIAKSQVDLIAEQIGGKGEVAVLSAAANATNQNEWIKLMEEELAANHPDIKLVQTVYGDDDDQKSFDKTAGLLQSHPNLKGIISPTTVGIAAAARYLSDSQYKGKVALTGLGTPNQMREYIKDGTVKSFALWDPEQLGYLSAYAADALASGDIEGKEGDKFEAGDLGEYTVGADGVVVLGEPTVFDESNIDDFDF; from the coding sequence ATGACCAGCAAGTTCCGACGCGCAGGCAGTGCCGTCGCCATCGTTGCGGCCCTCGGCCTCGCCCTGTCCGCCTGTGGCGGCGGGAGCGGTAGCGGCGACGAAGGCGAGGGTGGCGGCGACACCAGCAGCATCACCTTCATCCCCAAGAACCTCGGCAACCCCTACTTCGACGCCTCCGACAAGGGTGGCAAGAATGCCGCGAAGGAGATCGGCACGAAGTGGGCGCAGGTCGGCCCGACCGAGTCGACCCCCGACTCCCAGGTCAGCTTCATCAACACCGCGACCCAGCAGCGGGCAGGCGCGCTCGTGGTCTCCGCCAACGACCCGACCGCCATCGGTGACGCCCTCGAGGAGGCTCGCAACGCCGGCACCAAGGTCGTCACGATGGACTCCGACACCGAGCCGCAGTTCCGCGACGTCTTCGTCAGTCAGGCCGACGCCGCCGGCATCGCCAAGAGCCAGGTCGACCTGATCGCCGAGCAGATCGGTGGAAAGGGCGAGGTCGCGGTCCTCTCCGCGGCGGCCAACGCCACCAACCAGAACGAGTGGATCAAGCTGATGGAGGAGGAGCTGGCTGCCAACCACCCCGACATCAAGCTCGTCCAGACCGTCTACGGTGACGACGACGACCAGAAGTCGTTCGACAAGACCGCCGGTCTGCTGCAGTCCCACCCGAACCTCAAGGGCATCATCAGCCCGACCACGGTGGGCATCGCGGCGGCCGCGCGCTACCTGTCCGACTCGCAGTACAAGGGCAAGGTCGCGCTGACCGGTCTGGGCACCCCGAACCAGATGCGGGAGTACATCAAGGACGGCACCGTGAAGTCCTTCGCGCTGTGGGACCCCGAGCAGCTCGGCTACCTGTCCGCGTACGCCGCCGACGCGCTCGCCTCCGGTGACATCGAGGGCAAGGAGGGCGACAAGTTCGAGGCCGGTGACCTCGGGGAGTACACCGTCGGCGCCGACGGCGTCGTCGTCCTCGGCGAGCCGACCGTCTTCGACGAGTCGAACATCGACGACTTCGACTTCTGA
- a CDS encoding class II glutamine amidotransferase, with translation MCRLFGYVADSPCAVADLLGEEGLEAFTSLTAVHSDGWGMAWHTAEGTCTTSSPRSADVDPTYRRHVEAPLSQAGFVHLRWATGGLDVRQENTHPFLTDGAAFAHNGHVSPIADLEALLTPESRERLRGDTDSERYFHFVHQNVEECGDEAEGVTRALATLVQKFPRCSLNALMLTRTHMFAIHINSRADSPLRALRRLFDDEDEIPPRHTTEYFAMDYRRTDHGLEIVSSGLGQPGWTPVPADTAVMVDLATQEVTRLDPIAQLGADATRAQG, from the coding sequence ATGTGTCGTCTTTTCGGATACGTGGCCGACTCTCCCTGTGCCGTCGCCGATCTGCTGGGAGAGGAGGGGCTGGAAGCGTTCACCTCGCTCACCGCAGTGCATTCCGACGGTTGGGGGATGGCGTGGCACACGGCCGAGGGCACGTGTACGACGAGCTCGCCGCGTTCGGCGGACGTCGATCCGACCTACCGCAGGCACGTCGAGGCTCCGCTCTCGCAGGCCGGCTTCGTGCACCTGCGCTGGGCGACCGGTGGACTCGACGTACGTCAGGAGAACACCCACCCCTTCTTGACCGACGGTGCCGCGTTCGCGCACAACGGCCACGTCTCCCCGATCGCCGATCTCGAGGCGCTGCTCACCCCGGAGTCCCGTGAGCGGCTGCGGGGCGACACCGACAGCGAGCGCTACTTCCACTTCGTGCACCAGAACGTCGAGGAGTGCGGCGACGAGGCCGAGGGAGTCACCCGAGCGCTGGCCACGCTGGTCCAGAAGTTCCCGCGGTGCAGCCTGAACGCGCTGATGCTCACCCGGACACACATGTTCGCGATCCACATCAACTCGCGCGCCGACTCGCCACTGCGTGCGCTGCGTCGGCTCTTCGACGACGAGGACGAGATCCCGCCTCGACACACCACGGAGTACTTCGCGATGGACTACCGCAGGACCGACCACGGTCTCGAGATCGTCTCCAGCGGTCTCGGTCAACCCGGATGGACTCCAGTGCCCGCTGACACCGCGGTGATGGTCGATCTGGCCACGCAGGAGGTCACCAGGTTGGATCCGATTGCGCAGCTCGGCGCCGACGCGACCAGAGCTCAGGGCTGA
- a CDS encoding class I SAM-dependent methyltransferase, which translates to MIRFGHLDIDFDDRVLTPRTWTVRQSEWAAELSASLPDGPMLELCSGAGQIGLLTAAMVGRRLVCVDANPVACAFNRANADRAGLSHLVEVREGSIEHALDPDERYCLVIADPPWVPTAQVERYPEDPRTAIDGGADGMLVAETCLTATARHLSPGGSAVLQLGTAEQAERLPDMVEGSGLTIQEVRDSPGEGVLVHLTRAASMAGADAGYRTA; encoded by the coding sequence ATGATCCGATTCGGCCATCTCGACATCGACTTCGACGATCGCGTGCTCACCCCGCGTACCTGGACCGTCCGTCAGTCCGAATGGGCGGCCGAGCTGTCGGCCAGCCTGCCGGACGGGCCGATGCTCGAGCTGTGCTCCGGCGCCGGCCAGATCGGCCTGCTCACGGCCGCGATGGTCGGCCGCCGACTGGTGTGCGTCGACGCGAACCCAGTCGCATGCGCGTTCAACCGCGCCAACGCCGACCGCGCCGGGTTGAGTCATCTGGTCGAGGTACGCGAGGGCAGCATCGAGCACGCGCTCGACCCCGATGAGCGCTACTGCCTGGTGATAGCCGATCCACCGTGGGTCCCGACGGCGCAGGTCGAGCGCTATCCCGAGGATCCACGGACTGCCATCGACGGCGGGGCCGACGGGATGCTCGTCGCCGAGACGTGCTTGACAGCGACAGCCCGGCACCTCTCCCCCGGCGGCTCGGCCGTCCTCCAGCTCGGCACGGCCGAGCAGGCCGAACGTCTGCCGGATATGGTCGAGGGCAGCGGTCTGACGATCCAGGAGGTCCGCGACTCGCCGGGTGAAGGGGTGCTCGTCCACCTCACCCGGGCGGCGAGCATGGCTGGCGCGGACGCCGGGTACCGAACGGCCTGA
- a CDS encoding ABC transporter permease, with amino-acid sequence MTTTLDAPAPAAPQPRHRAANRLTWLLKQRETGIAVAFVALLVVTTAVNPNFLFSTDGWRDLTLTPAILVCLAIGQAMVIVTRNVDLSVGSTLGLTAYLAGRLFLDTGLPVIVVVLIAVAAGAVLGLINGVLVAFAKVPALVITLGTLYIYRGIMLEWAGSDRINASDIPPGLLDFGTGSFLFIPNLAWISFALLAAAIYLMRSTRVGREFYAIGSDPAAATLYGLRDKRRVLQAFATSGALAGLAGILYVSRYGTISSGVGQGIELEAVGAAVVGGVAIFGGSGTVLGAALGAYLLTTINRALPVLGIPDFWQQAVVGALIIGAIVLDRYFARRQHDKLLAEREES; translated from the coding sequence ATGACCACCACGCTCGACGCGCCCGCCCCGGCCGCGCCGCAGCCACGGCACCGAGCAGCCAACCGGCTGACCTGGCTCCTCAAGCAGCGCGAGACCGGCATCGCCGTCGCCTTCGTCGCCCTGCTCGTGGTGACCACGGCGGTGAACCCCAACTTCCTGTTCAGCACGGACGGCTGGCGCGACCTCACCCTGACCCCCGCGATCCTCGTCTGCCTGGCGATCGGTCAGGCGATGGTGATCGTCACCCGCAACGTCGACCTCAGCGTCGGCTCGACGCTCGGGCTGACGGCGTACCTCGCCGGGCGGCTCTTCCTCGACACCGGCCTCCCGGTGATCGTCGTCGTCCTGATCGCCGTCGCCGCGGGCGCCGTGCTCGGCCTGATCAACGGGGTGCTGGTCGCCTTCGCCAAGGTGCCGGCGCTGGTCATCACCCTCGGCACGCTCTACATCTACCGCGGCATCATGCTCGAGTGGGCCGGCAGCGACCGGATCAACGCCTCCGACATCCCGCCCGGGCTGCTCGACTTCGGCACCGGATCCTTCCTGTTCATCCCCAACCTCGCCTGGATCTCGTTCGCGCTGCTGGCCGCCGCGATCTACCTGATGCGCTCGACCCGCGTCGGCCGCGAGTTCTACGCGATCGGCTCCGACCCCGCCGCCGCCACCCTCTACGGGCTGCGCGACAAGCGCCGGGTCCTGCAGGCGTTCGCCACCTCGGGTGCGCTCGCCGGTCTCGCCGGGATCCTGTACGTCTCTCGCTACGGCACCATCAGCTCCGGTGTCGGGCAGGGCATCGAGCTCGAGGCGGTCGGCGCCGCGGTCGTCGGTGGCGTGGCCATCTTCGGCGGCAGCGGCACGGTCCTCGGGGCAGCCCTGGGGGCGTACCTCCTCACCACCATCAACCGGGCGCTCCCGGTCCTGGGCATCCCCGACTTCTGGCAGCAGGCCGTCGTCGGCGCGCTGATCATCGGCGCGATCGTCCTGGACCGCTACTTCGCCCGCCGTCAGCACGACAAGCTTCTCGCAGAGAGGGAAGAGTCATGA
- a CDS encoding DNA topoisomerase IB, which translates to MVRLRRVSAEEPGWTRRRAGRGFVYLDESGSRLPEEAVTRVRALAIPPAWEDVWICPRENGHLQAVGTDAAGRRQYLYHPDWRTKRDQEKFDRVLELGAVLPRVRRRTERDLSTTGMSLDRASALALRLLDLGYFRIGSDAYADDNGGFGLTTLERRHVRRRGDSYAFDFTGKSGVHHTITIDDPLSAEAIAQLQRRRAGFEEILAYKQGRRWQRLTPAVVNDYMREVSGLEVSAKDFRTWHATVLAALALSEDPQAAKRATPTARSRRKQQVAAIKEVAEYLGNTPAVARSSYIDPRVLELHEQGRTIRLRKGASDDPQARQAAAERAVLRLLAPDED; encoded by the coding sequence GTGGTTCGGCTTCGTCGGGTCTCGGCGGAGGAGCCGGGATGGACCCGGCGCCGCGCGGGTCGGGGGTTCGTATACCTCGACGAATCCGGTTCCCGGCTGCCTGAGGAGGCGGTGACGCGCGTCCGCGCCCTCGCCATCCCGCCGGCCTGGGAGGACGTGTGGATCTGCCCGCGCGAGAACGGGCACCTTCAGGCCGTGGGGACCGACGCGGCGGGGCGCCGGCAGTACCTCTACCACCCCGACTGGCGGACGAAGCGCGACCAGGAGAAGTTCGACCGGGTCCTGGAGCTCGGCGCCGTCCTCCCCCGCGTACGCCGCCGGACGGAACGGGACCTCTCCACCACCGGGATGAGCCTCGACCGGGCGTCCGCACTCGCGCTGCGCCTGCTGGACCTGGGGTACTTCCGGATCGGCAGCGACGCGTACGCAGACGACAACGGCGGCTTCGGCCTGACGACGCTGGAGCGTCGCCACGTGCGCAGACGAGGCGACTCCTACGCCTTCGACTTCACCGGAAAGTCCGGCGTCCACCACACCATCACCATCGACGACCCGCTCTCGGCGGAGGCGATCGCCCAGCTGCAGCGCCGGCGTGCCGGCTTCGAGGAGATCCTCGCGTACAAGCAGGGCCGGCGGTGGCAACGGCTCACGCCGGCGGTGGTCAACGACTACATGCGCGAGGTGAGCGGCTTGGAGGTGTCGGCGAAGGACTTCCGTACGTGGCACGCCACCGTGCTCGCGGCGCTCGCGCTGTCCGAGGATCCCCAAGCCGCGAAGCGGGCGACGCCGACCGCCAGATCACGCCGCAAGCAGCAGGTCGCCGCCATCAAGGAGGTCGCGGAGTACCTCGGGAACACTCCAGCGGTGGCCCGGAGCTCCTACATCGACCCGCGGGTGCTGGAACTGCACGAGCAGGGGCGCACGATCCGGCTGCGCAAGGGAGCGAGCGACGACCCGCAGGCCCGCCAAGCTGCCGCCGAACGCGCGGTCCTGCGCCTGCTGGCACCAGACGAGGACTGA
- a CDS encoding sugar ABC transporter ATP-binding protein, with the protein MPDTPAALELRDVAKSFGPVRALRSGSLRVEAGSIHALVGENGAGKSTLVKIVAGLYRRDAGDYLLAGEQVDFRNTADAKQAGVAVIYQEPTLFPDLSVTENIFMGRQPTNRWGRIDRAAMRTEVVELFARLGVPIEPDRPTEGLSIADQQLIEIAKALSLDAKVLIMDEPTAALSGNEVDRLMTVARTLRDQGCAVVFISHRFDEVFALCDTITVMRDGAYISTDPISEVTEDEIVQRLVGREVSDLYPKLEATVGKPMLEVKGLTSTGLFHDISLTVREGEIVGLAGLVGAGRSEVAQAIFGVDSYDSGEVTLDGRPIPPGDPRRAIEMGLAFVPEDRRQHGLVLDAPISRNITLPTSGRLARNGLISTGIENRSAADWAARLEVKAATLDALAGTLSGGNQQKVVLAKWLSTQPKVLIIDEPTRGIDVGTKSEVHRLLSTLAQEGLAILMISSELPEVLGMADRVIVLSEGHQTAELSREEATPEAVMRAATAHHSTTLNVSEAS; encoded by the coding sequence ATGCCGGACACACCCGCCGCACTGGAGCTGCGGGACGTGGCCAAGTCGTTCGGCCCCGTACGCGCCCTCCGGTCCGGAAGTCTCCGGGTCGAGGCCGGATCCATCCACGCGCTCGTGGGGGAGAACGGCGCCGGGAAGTCGACCCTGGTCAAGATCGTCGCCGGGCTCTACCGCCGTGACGCCGGCGACTACCTGCTCGCCGGGGAGCAGGTCGACTTCCGCAACACCGCAGACGCCAAGCAGGCCGGCGTCGCGGTCATCTACCAGGAGCCGACCCTCTTCCCCGACCTCTCGGTCACCGAGAACATCTTCATGGGGCGTCAGCCGACCAACCGCTGGGGCAGGATCGACCGCGCCGCGATGCGCACCGAGGTCGTCGAGCTCTTCGCCAGGCTCGGCGTCCCCATCGAGCCCGACCGCCCGACCGAGGGCCTCTCGATCGCCGACCAGCAGCTGATCGAGATCGCCAAGGCGCTCTCTCTCGATGCCAAGGTGCTGATCATGGACGAGCCGACCGCGGCCCTGTCCGGCAACGAGGTCGACCGGCTGATGACCGTCGCGCGCACGCTGCGCGACCAGGGCTGCGCAGTCGTCTTCATCTCGCACCGGTTCGACGAGGTGTTCGCGTTGTGCGACACGATCACGGTGATGCGCGACGGCGCCTACATCTCCACCGACCCGATCTCCGAGGTCACCGAGGACGAGATCGTCCAGCGTCTGGTCGGGCGCGAGGTCTCCGACCTCTACCCGAAGCTCGAGGCCACCGTCGGCAAGCCCATGCTCGAGGTCAAGGGCCTCACCAGCACCGGCCTGTTCCACGACATCAGCCTCACCGTCCGCGAAGGTGAGATCGTCGGCCTGGCCGGCCTCGTCGGTGCCGGACGCAGCGAGGTCGCGCAGGCGATCTTCGGGGTCGACTCCTACGACAGCGGTGAGGTCACCCTCGACGGCCGGCCGATCCCGCCGGGCGACCCGAGACGGGCGATCGAGATGGGTCTGGCGTTCGTCCCCGAGGACCGCCGTCAGCACGGTCTCGTCCTGGACGCGCCGATCTCGCGCAACATCACCCTGCCGACGAGCGGCCGGCTCGCCCGCAACGGGCTGATCAGCACCGGCATCGAGAACCGTTCGGCCGCCGACTGGGCTGCCCGGCTCGAGGTCAAGGCCGCGACGCTGGATGCGCTGGCCGGCACCCTCTCGGGCGGCAACCAGCAGAAGGTCGTCCTGGCCAAATGGCTCTCGACCCAGCCGAAGGTGCTGATCATCGACGAGCCCACCCGAGGCATCGACGTCGGCACCAAGTCCGAGGTCCACCGGCTCCTCTCGACGCTGGCCCAAGAGGGCCTCGCGATCCTGATGATCTCCTCCGAGCTCCCCGAGGTGCTCGGTATGGCCGACCGGGTGATCGTCCTCAGCGAGGGCCACCAGACGGCCGAGCTGAGCCGCGAGGAGGCGACCCCCGAGGCCGTCATGCGCGCGGCGACGGCACACCACTCCACCACCCTGAACGTCAGCGAGGCATCATGA
- a CDS encoding glutamate--cysteine ligase, which translates to MNTRSSSSTHDQVRTVGVEEELLLVDARTGVPRSVASEVLRVARRHGDTEVDAGEAGGSVGPEMQEQQVETDTPPEEHLGLLEMDLRQWRDRTRAAAAEVGALILASGTTPLPVRPQTFDDERYAAITEQFGLTASEQLTCGCHVHVSVDSDDEAVGALDRIRTWLPVLLAVSANSPFWHGADSGYQSYRSQAMTRWPTNGPTEIFGSSQAYLDHLRLLVDTGVPLDEGMAYFDARPSRHYPTLEVRVADVCLDPRDTALIAALARALVDTAAKEWAQGQPADPTSVAVLRLAMWQAGKHGITGDLLDPRTHRPRPAREVVETLVEHIAPALRETEDLGRVETGVDRIFTRGTGSSTQRRILAEEGQLASAVVRLAELS; encoded by the coding sequence GTGAATACACGCTCTTCGAGCAGTACCCATGACCAGGTCCGGACAGTCGGGGTCGAGGAGGAGCTCCTCCTCGTCGACGCCCGGACCGGCGTCCCGCGATCGGTGGCCAGCGAGGTGCTGCGGGTGGCTCGTCGGCACGGTGACACCGAGGTCGATGCCGGCGAGGCCGGCGGTTCGGTCGGACCTGAGATGCAGGAGCAGCAGGTCGAGACCGACACTCCGCCGGAGGAGCATCTCGGGTTGCTCGAGATGGACCTGAGGCAGTGGCGCGACAGGACCCGCGCGGCCGCGGCCGAGGTGGGCGCGCTGATCCTGGCGAGCGGTACGACCCCGCTGCCGGTGCGTCCCCAGACCTTCGACGACGAGCGCTATGCCGCGATCACCGAGCAGTTCGGGCTGACTGCCAGCGAGCAGCTCACCTGCGGCTGCCACGTGCATGTCTCGGTCGACTCCGACGACGAGGCGGTGGGGGCTCTCGACCGGATCCGCACCTGGCTGCCCGTGCTGCTCGCGGTGAGTGCCAACTCACCGTTCTGGCACGGCGCGGACTCGGGTTACCAGAGCTACCGGTCCCAGGCGATGACACGTTGGCCGACCAATGGACCGACCGAGATCTTCGGCAGCAGCCAGGCCTACCTCGATCACCTGCGTCTGCTCGTCGATACCGGAGTTCCTCTGGACGAGGGGATGGCCTACTTCGATGCCCGCCCGTCCCGCCACTACCCGACCCTCGAGGTCCGGGTCGCCGACGTCTGTCTGGACCCTCGTGACACCGCCCTCATCGCGGCGCTGGCGCGGGCGCTGGTCGATACCGCGGCCAAGGAGTGGGCGCAGGGTCAGCCGGCCGACCCGACATCGGTCGCGGTGCTCCGGCTTGCGATGTGGCAGGCGGGCAAGCACGGGATCACCGGTGATCTCCTCGACCCGCGGACCCACCGGCCGAGACCCGCGCGCGAGGTGGTCGAGACCCTCGTCGAGCACATCGCCCCGGCGTTGCGCGAGACCGAGGACCTCGGCCGCGTCGAGACTGGTGTCGACCGGATCTTCACCCGCGGCACCGGCTCCTCGACCCAGCGCAGGATCCTCGCCGAGGAGGGTCAGCTCGCCAGTGCGGTGGTCCGGCTCGCAGAGCTCAGCTGA
- a CDS encoding ABC transporter permease: protein MSLLAEKTPARTYAAHAKPWWQRTLMTRDAAIIALLVVVWTYASIVILNFSDPITVYFLVLDVTPILLIALPMTLIIITGEIDLSVASVVGLSSVLFGVLHREGVPMVAAMVLALLACAVAGAFNGVLVTRFGLPSLAVTIGTMALFRGIAVGALGTTAITDWPDAWGDLVQARIGDSQIPLMTVPLVALIVIFAVVLHFTPFGRGIFAAGLSKDAARFSGVNVDRTKLILFTLSGLVSGLAGIYFTLRYGSARGDNATGLELQVVAAVLLGGVSIFGGRGAIPGVIAGVVLIGTIGSALRLDGLSANIIQIITGVLLIAAVIAASVLGWTGRIVGTYRRQHSSDEPSSKQSPQRKRSE from the coding sequence ATGAGTCTGCTTGCCGAGAAGACACCGGCCCGGACGTACGCCGCTCACGCCAAGCCGTGGTGGCAGCGCACCCTGATGACCAGGGACGCGGCGATCATCGCACTGCTCGTGGTGGTGTGGACGTACGCGTCGATCGTGATCCTCAACTTCTCCGACCCGATCACGGTCTACTTCCTGGTCCTGGACGTCACGCCGATCCTGCTGATCGCGCTGCCGATGACGCTGATCATCATCACCGGCGAGATCGACCTCTCCGTGGCCAGCGTCGTCGGGCTCTCCAGCGTCCTGTTCGGGGTGCTGCACCGCGAGGGTGTGCCGATGGTCGCCGCGATGGTGCTCGCCCTGCTCGCCTGTGCGGTCGCGGGAGCCTTCAACGGGGTGCTCGTCACCCGCTTCGGGCTGCCGTCGCTGGCCGTCACGATCGGCACGATGGCGCTCTTCCGCGGCATCGCCGTCGGTGCGCTCGGCACCACGGCGATCACCGACTGGCCCGACGCCTGGGGCGACCTCGTACAGGCTCGGATCGGCGACAGTCAGATCCCGCTGATGACGGTTCCCCTGGTCGCCCTGATCGTGATCTTCGCCGTGGTCCTGCACTTCACGCCCTTCGGGCGCGGCATCTTCGCCGCCGGTCTCAGCAAGGACGCGGCTCGCTTCTCGGGCGTCAACGTCGACCGTACGAAGCTGATCCTGTTCACGCTCAGCGGGCTGGTCTCGGGGCTGGCGGGCATCTACTTCACGTTGCGCTACGGCAGCGCGCGGGGCGACAACGCCACCGGGCTGGAGCTCCAGGTCGTGGCGGCGGTGCTGCTCGGTGGGGTGTCCATCTTCGGTGGTCGAGGGGCCATCCCTGGGGTCATCGCCGGTGTCGTCCTCATCGGCACGATCGGTAGCGCGCTGCGCCTGGACGGGCTCAGCGCCAACATCATCCAGATCATCACCGGCGTACTTCTCATCGCAGCGGTCATCGCGGCCAGCGTTCTCGGTTGGACCGGTCGCATCGTCGGCACCTATCGCCGGCAACACAGCTCGGATGAACCATCCTCAAAGCAGTCTCCTCAAAGAAAACGGAGTGAGTGA
- a CDS encoding NAD(P)H-dependent oxidoreductase has translation MHALWVWAHPHASSLNGRLREVGVSALGAAGWSVDEIDLYREGFNPLLVGRGEADVRRHQDRLRRADLLVVQFPLWWYSVPAILKGWIDRVFESGFAFDVPDPETGKPLKYGRGGLVGKRALTVVTAGDRAATLGPRGISGDIEDVLWPLLHGTFWYTGMDPLRPHLITAADDLDAQATARTEADLRLRLEGVMTEPRIDYLPMSEAHYDHTIRLHDSVAPGDDGLSAHREGGSGPNT, from the coding sequence ATGCACGCACTCTGGGTATGGGCACATCCGCACGCGTCATCGCTCAACGGCCGGCTGCGGGAGGTGGGCGTGAGCGCGCTCGGCGCGGCCGGCTGGAGCGTCGACGAGATCGATCTCTATCGTGAAGGTTTCAATCCACTCCTGGTGGGGCGGGGCGAGGCCGACGTGCGTCGCCACCAGGACCGCCTCAGACGAGCCGATCTCCTGGTCGTCCAGTTCCCGCTGTGGTGGTACTCGGTGCCGGCCATCCTCAAGGGCTGGATCGACCGGGTCTTCGAGTCGGGGTTCGCCTTCGACGTACCGGATCCGGAGACCGGAAAGCCCCTCAAGTACGGCAGAGGCGGCCTGGTCGGCAAACGCGCGCTGACCGTCGTCACCGCCGGTGACCGGGCCGCGACCCTCGGGCCACGCGGGATCAGCGGTGACATCGAGGACGTCCTGTGGCCGCTGCTGCACGGCACCTTCTGGTACACCGGCATGGATCCGCTGCGCCCGCACCTGATAACCGCCGCCGACGACCTCGACGCTCAGGCCACGGCCCGGACCGAGGCGGACCTACGGCTGCGTCTCGAGGGCGTGATGACAGAGCCTCGGATCGACTACCTGCCCATGTCCGAGGCCCACTACGACCACACGATCAGGCTCCACGACTCGGTCGCCCCGGGTGACGACGGACTCAGCGCCCATCGCGAGGGTGGATCCGGGCCGAACACCTGA
- a CDS encoding CDGSH iron-sulfur domain-containing protein produces MTDFEHASIVMCPAGPMLLRGKHEIQDADGKIHHTVRPVSAVCMCGRSAVKPWCDGTHRLLAASARDSDETTD; encoded by the coding sequence ATGACGGACTTCGAGCACGCTTCGATCGTGATGTGCCCGGCGGGGCCGATGCTGCTGCGCGGGAAGCACGAGATCCAGGACGCCGACGGGAAGATCCATCACACGGTCCGGCCGGTCAGTGCCGTCTGCATGTGCGGCAGGTCGGCGGTCAAGCCGTGGTGTGACGGTACGCACCGACTGCTGGCCGCGAGCGCGCGCGACAGCGACGAGACCACCGACTGA